One segment of Streptomyces sp. NBC_00576 DNA contains the following:
- a CDS encoding TetR/AcrR family transcriptional regulator, with protein MTTGVRRRMGVEERRQQLIGVALELFSRRSPDEVSIDEIASAAGISRPLVYHYFPGKLSLYEAALKRASDDLAGRFVEPQEGPLGARLLRVMRRFFDFVDEHGPGFAALMRGGPAVSADEVRSSSASATNALIDAVRQAAYVQILSHLDLDVEEAPARLELVIRTWISLVESTALIWLDGRRVPRAELEAQLVHDFAALAAVSAAYDEEMAALLRRMLKQEPADGPFSDLVARLISLAS; from the coding sequence ATGACAACCGGGGTTCGCCGCAGAATGGGAGTCGAGGAACGCCGGCAGCAGTTGATCGGCGTCGCCCTCGAACTGTTCAGCCGCCGCTCGCCCGACGAGGTCTCCATCGATGAGATCGCGTCGGCCGCGGGCATCTCGCGCCCACTGGTCTACCACTACTTCCCCGGCAAACTCAGCCTGTACGAGGCCGCGTTGAAGCGTGCGTCGGACGATCTGGCGGGCCGGTTCGTGGAACCGCAAGAGGGTCCGCTGGGGGCGCGGCTGCTGCGCGTGATGCGCCGGTTCTTCGACTTCGTCGACGAACACGGGCCCGGTTTCGCGGCGTTGATGCGCGGTGGGCCGGCAGTGTCCGCGGACGAGGTGCGGTCGAGCAGCGCCTCGGCGACGAACGCGCTCATCGACGCCGTACGACAGGCCGCGTACGTCCAGATCCTGTCGCATCTGGACCTGGACGTCGAAGAGGCGCCCGCCCGGCTGGAGTTGGTCATCCGGACGTGGATATCGCTCGTCGAGTCGACGGCGCTGATCTGGCTGGACGGGCGGCGTGTGCCGCGCGCCGAGCTGGAGGCGCAGCTCGTGCATGACTTCGCGGCGCTGGCCGCCGTGAGCGCCGCCTACGACGAGGAGATGGCCGCGCTCCTGCGCCGGATGCTCAAACAGGAGCCCGCCGACGGCCCGTTCAGTGATCTGGTCGCACGGCTCATCTCGCTCGCCTCGTGA
- the pulA gene encoding pullulanase-type alpha-1,6-glucosidase, which yields MIPRWPSPTRRRTARTARVARTTRTAHAGRRVAAITVTALTAALVQPLAAGAAGAAAPPPPPSDAKLAKTAARNDLTREQFYFVLPDRFANGSTANDRGGLTGSRLATGYDPTDKGFYQGGDLKGLTSKLDYIKGLGTTAIWMAPIFKNAPVQGTGTDASAGYHGYWITDFTQVDPHFGTNQDLETLISKAHAKGLKVFFDVITNHTADVVDYEQKSYDYLSKGAFPYLTKDGEPFDDADYADGAKAFPAVDADSFPRTPVVPAAKKNTKVPTWLNDPTMYHNRGDSTWAGESATYGDFVGLDDLWTERPEVVSGMEKIYERWVRDFDIDGFRIDTVKHVNMEFWTQWATALDAYAAKKGRDDFFMFGEVYSADTSVTSPYVTQGRLDSTLDFPFQDAARSYASQGGSAQKLASVFGDDYKYTTDKANAYEQVTFLGNHDMGRIGSFLQQDNPQATDIELLAKDRLANELMFLSRGNPVVYYGDEQGFTGPGGDKDARQTMFASKVTDYLDDDELGTDRTHARDAYDTRAPLYQQISALAKLRKANPALTDGIQTERYATDGTGVYAFSRTDARTGAEYVVAFNNASGARTATFATGSATMAFQGIYGTHAKVKSGTDKKIAVTVPPSTAIVLKATGKLPAPTTKPSLTLTAPPTGATGTVNITADVDGGQLNRVAFAAQTGNGKWQTLGSADHAPYRVTQTIAKDVAPGTPLRYKAVVIDRAGRTASAMAASTTGTPPAPEVPTASSRDYAVVHYKRADGDYTDWRLYAWGDLADGEGTTWPAGHDFVGRDAYGAFAYVKLKPGASSVSYLVIDKDGNKDVSADRSIDVTKTGEIWAEQGKEAVLTQKPGADYPDQDTTKAVLHYHRADGNYDGWGLHVWSGAANPTDWSKPLEPVRTDAYGAVYEVPLNAGATSLSYILHKGDEKDLATDQALDLKTNGHEVWLLNGQEKYLLPQPAGSSAVLDLTTSKAVWIDRNTVAWNGNDTAASTQLLYSRTGSITAKDGALTSTDERWLRLTRSALTDAQKAKFPHLAAYTAWTVDPRDRDQVREALRGQVVASQRAANGAVLAATGVQIAGVLDDLYVDASKADLGPTFSKGRPTLSVWAPTAQSVKLDLDGSTVAMKRNDTTGVWSVTGSKSWKNKPYRYVVKVWAPSAAKVVTNQVTDPYSVALTADSERSLVVDLDDNSLAPGGWTSYTKPRAVPLNDAQIQELHVRDFSVADNTVPAKDKGTYLAFTDKDSDGSKHLRALAKAGTSYVHLLPVFDIATIPEKRADQATVDCDLSSYAADSDQQQACVAKIAAKDAYNWGYDPYHYTVPEGSYASDPDGTRRTVEFRQMVKSLNSDGLRVVMDVVYNHTPASGQAKTSVLDKVVPGYYQRLLADGSVANSTCCANTAPENTMMGKLVVDSIVTWAKEYKVDGFRFDLMGHHPKANILAVRKALDALTLKKDGVDGKKIILYGEGWNFGEVADDARFVQATQKNMAGTGIATFSDRARDAVRGGGPFDEDPGVQGFASGLYTDPNSSTGNGTSAEQKARLLHYQDLIKVGLTGNLAAYRFTDTDGKDVTGAQVDYNGQPAGYADAPGDALAYADAHDNESLFDALAFKLPATTSPAGRARMQVLAMATAALSQGPALSQAGSDLLRSKSLDRNSYDSGDWFNAIHWNCADGNGNGNRDGDGDGNGFGRGLPMATDNASKWPYAKPLLSDRNVKVGCAQIEGASAAYRDLLRIRTTESAFSLDTAGQVQSKLSFPLSGKDETPGVITMELGDLVIVFNATPRRTEQRVGSLAGNSYALHPVLRAGADSVVKSATYERASGTFAVPGRTVAVFSRTS from the coding sequence GTGATACCGAGATGGCCGTCGCCGACAAGGCGCCGTACAGCCCGCACAGCCCGCGTTGCCCGTACCACCCGTACCGCCCACGCCGGCCGACGAGTCGCCGCGATCACCGTGACCGCGCTGACCGCGGCCCTCGTCCAGCCCCTGGCCGCCGGAGCCGCAGGGGCCGCCGCCCCACCCCCGCCCCCCTCCGACGCGAAGCTGGCGAAGACCGCCGCTCGCAACGACCTCACCCGCGAGCAGTTCTACTTCGTCCTCCCGGATCGTTTCGCCAACGGCAGCACCGCCAACGACCGTGGCGGACTCACCGGTTCCCGCCTCGCCACCGGCTACGACCCCACCGACAAGGGCTTCTACCAGGGCGGCGACCTCAAGGGCCTCACCAGCAAGCTCGACTACATCAAGGGCCTCGGCACGACCGCCATCTGGATGGCTCCGATCTTCAAGAACGCGCCCGTGCAGGGGACCGGGACGGACGCCTCCGCCGGGTACCACGGCTACTGGATCACCGACTTCACCCAGGTCGACCCGCACTTCGGCACCAACCAGGACCTCGAAACCCTCATCTCCAAGGCGCACGCCAAGGGCCTCAAGGTCTTCTTCGACGTCATCACCAACCACACCGCCGATGTCGTCGACTACGAGCAGAAGTCCTACGACTACCTCTCCAAGGGCGCCTTCCCGTACCTCACCAAGGACGGCGAGCCCTTCGACGACGCGGACTACGCGGACGGGGCCAAGGCCTTCCCGGCCGTCGACGCCGACTCCTTCCCGCGCACACCCGTCGTCCCCGCCGCCAAGAAGAACACCAAGGTCCCCACCTGGCTCAACGACCCGACGATGTATCACAACCGGGGCGACTCCACCTGGGCCGGCGAGTCCGCCACGTACGGCGACTTCGTCGGACTCGACGACCTGTGGACCGAGCGTCCCGAGGTCGTCAGCGGGATGGAGAAGATCTACGAGCGCTGGGTACGGGACTTCGACATTGACGGCTTCCGGATCGACACCGTGAAACACGTCAACATGGAGTTCTGGACCCAGTGGGCCACCGCGCTGGACGCGTACGCGGCGAAGAAGGGCCGCGACGACTTCTTCATGTTCGGTGAGGTGTACTCCGCCGACACGTCCGTGACCTCCCCGTACGTCACCCAGGGGCGCCTGGACTCGACGCTCGACTTCCCCTTCCAGGACGCGGCCCGCTCGTACGCCTCCCAGGGCGGCAGCGCGCAGAAGCTCGCCTCGGTCTTCGGCGACGACTACAAGTACACGACCGACAAGGCCAACGCCTACGAGCAGGTCACCTTCCTCGGCAACCACGACATGGGCCGCATCGGGTCCTTCCTGCAACAGGACAACCCTCAGGCCACCGACATCGAGCTGCTCGCCAAGGACAGGCTCGCCAACGAGCTGATGTTCCTCAGTCGCGGCAACCCGGTCGTCTACTACGGCGACGAGCAGGGCTTCACCGGCCCGGGCGGCGACAAGGACGCCCGCCAGACCATGTTCGCCTCGAAGGTCACGGACTACCTGGACGACGACGAACTCGGCACGGACCGTACGCACGCGAGGGACGCGTACGACACGAGAGCACCGCTCTACCAGCAGATCAGTGCTCTCGCCAAGCTCCGCAAAGCCAACCCCGCCCTCACCGACGGCATCCAGACCGAGCGCTACGCGACCGACGGCACCGGCGTCTACGCCTTCTCCCGCACCGACGCCAGGACCGGCGCCGAGTACGTCGTGGCCTTCAACAACGCGTCCGGGGCCAGGACGGCGACCTTCGCCACCGGCTCGGCGACCATGGCCTTCCAGGGGATCTACGGCACCCACGCCAAGGTGAAGAGCGGCACCGACAAGAAGATCGCCGTCACCGTCCCGCCCAGCACCGCGATCGTCCTCAAGGCCACCGGCAAGCTCCCGGCGCCCACCACCAAGCCCTCCCTCACCCTCACCGCCCCGCCCACCGGCGCCACCGGCACCGTGAACATCACCGCCGATGTCGACGGCGGCCAGCTCAACCGCGTCGCCTTCGCCGCCCAGACCGGCAACGGCAAGTGGCAGACCCTCGGCTCCGCCGACCACGCGCCCTACCGGGTCACCCAGACCATCGCCAAGGATGTTGCCCCCGGAACACCCCTGCGCTACAAGGCGGTTGTGATCGACCGCGCCGGACGCACGGCAAGCGCCATGGCGGCCTCCACCACGGGCACACCGCCCGCCCCCGAGGTCCCCACGGCCTCCTCGCGCGACTACGCGGTCGTCCACTACAAGCGCGCGGACGGCGACTACACCGACTGGCGCCTGTATGCCTGGGGCGACCTCGCCGACGGCGAGGGCACGACCTGGCCGGCAGGCCACGACTTCGTCGGACGGGACGCGTACGGCGCCTTCGCCTACGTCAAGCTCAAGCCCGGTGCGTCCAGCGTCAGTTACCTCGTCATCGACAAGGACGGCAACAAGGACGTCTCCGCCGACCGCTCGATCGACGTCACGAAGACCGGCGAGATCTGGGCCGAGCAGGGCAAGGAAGCCGTGCTGACCCAGAAGCCCGGCGCCGACTACCCCGACCAGGACACGACCAAGGCGGTCCTCCACTACCACCGCGCCGACGGGAACTACGACGGCTGGGGCCTGCACGTCTGGTCCGGCGCCGCGAACCCCACGGACTGGTCGAAGCCTCTGGAGCCGGTGCGGACCGACGCCTACGGCGCCGTCTACGAAGTGCCGCTCAACGCCGGTGCCACCAGCCTCAGTTACATCCTCCACAAGGGCGACGAGAAGGACCTCGCCACCGACCAGGCCCTCGACCTCAAGACCAACGGCCACGAGGTGTGGCTACTGAACGGCCAGGAGAAGTACCTGCTCCCGCAGCCCGCGGGCAGCTCGGCCGTCCTCGACCTGACCACCTCCAAGGCGGTCTGGATCGACCGGAACACCGTCGCCTGGAACGGTAACGACACCGCCGCCTCCACCCAGCTGCTCTACTCCCGCACCGGCTCGATCACGGCGAAGGACGGCGCGCTGACCAGCACCGACGAGCGCTGGCTCCGCCTCACCAGGTCTGCCCTCACCGACGCCCAGAAGGCCAAGTTCCCGCACCTCGCCGCGTACACCGCCTGGACGGTCGACCCGCGCGACCGTGACCAGGTCCGCGAGGCCCTGCGCGGCCAGGTCGTCGCCTCCCAGCGGGCCGCGAACGGCGCGGTGCTCGCCGCTACGGGCGTCCAGATCGCCGGCGTACTGGACGATCTCTACGTCGACGCGTCGAAGGCCGACCTCGGGCCGACGTTCAGCAAGGGCCGTCCGACGCTCTCCGTCTGGGCGCCGACGGCGCAGTCGGTGAAGCTCGACCTCGACGGCTCCACGGTCGCCATGAAGCGGAACGACACCACCGGCGTCTGGTCCGTCACCGGCAGCAAGTCCTGGAAGAACAAGCCCTATCGGTACGTCGTGAAGGTGTGGGCCCCGAGCGCCGCCAAGGTCGTCACCAACCAGGTCACCGACCCCTACTCCGTCGCCCTGACCGCCGACTCCGAGCGCAGCCTCGTCGTCGACCTGGACGACAACTCGCTGGCGCCGGGCGGCTGGACGTCGTACACCAAGCCCAGGGCCGTACCTCTCAACGACGCCCAGATCCAGGAGCTGCACGTCCGGGACTTCTCGGTCGCCGACAACACGGTGCCCGCGAAGGACAAGGGCACCTACCTCGCCTTCACCGACAAGGACAGCGACGGCTCGAAGCACCTCCGCGCACTGGCGAAGGCCGGCACCTCGTACGTCCACCTCCTGCCCGTCTTCGACATCGCGACCATCCCCGAGAAGAGGGCGGACCAGGCGACCGTCGACTGCGACCTGTCCTCCTACGCCGCCGACTCCGACCAGCAGCAGGCGTGCGTCGCGAAGATCGCCGCGAAGGACGCGTACAACTGGGGCTACGACCCGTACCACTACACCGTCCCGGAAGGCTCGTACGCGAGTGACCCGGACGGGACGCGGCGCACGGTCGAGTTCCGGCAAATGGTGAAGTCGCTCAACAGCGACGGCCTGCGGGTCGTGATGGACGTGGTCTACAACCACACCCCCGCCAGCGGACAGGCGAAGACGAGCGTCCTCGACAAGGTGGTCCCCGGCTACTACCAGCGACTCCTCGCCGACGGCTCGGTCGCCAACTCCACCTGCTGCGCCAACACCGCGCCCGAGAACACCATGATGGGCAAGCTCGTCGTCGACTCGATCGTCACCTGGGCCAAGGAGTACAAGGTCGACGGCTTCCGCTTCGACCTCATGGGCCACCACCCGAAGGCCAACATCCTGGCGGTCAGGAAGGCTCTCGACGCCCTCACCCTCAAGAAGGACGGCGTCGACGGCAAGAAGATCATCCTGTACGGGGAGGGCTGGAACTTCGGCGAGGTCGCCGACGACGCCCGCTTCGTGCAGGCCACCCAGAAGAACATGGCGGGGACGGGCATCGCGACCTTCTCCGACCGCGCCCGTGACGCCGTACGCGGCGGTGGCCCCTTCGACGAGGACCCGGGCGTCCAGGGCTTCGCGTCCGGGCTGTACACCGACCCCAACTCGTCGACGGGCAACGGCACTTCGGCCGAGCAGAAGGCGCGCCTCCTGCACTACCAGGACCTGATCAAGGTGGGCCTGACCGGCAACCTCGCCGCCTACCGCTTCACCGACACCGACGGCAAGGACGTCACCGGCGCCCAGGTCGACTACAACGGCCAACCCGCCGGCTACGCGGACGCACCCGGCGACGCCCTCGCCTACGCCGACGCCCACGACAACGAGTCCCTGTTCGACGCGCTCGCCTTCAAGCTGCCCGCCACCACCTCCCCGGCCGGCCGGGCCCGCATGCAGGTCCTCGCCATGGCCACGGCCGCCCTCTCACAGGGACCGGCCCTCTCCCAGGCCGGCAGCGACCTGCTGCGCTCCAAGTCCCTCGACCGCAACTCCTACGACAGCGGCGACTGGTTCAACGCCATCCACTGGAACTGCGCGGACGGCAACGGCAACGGCAACAGAGATGGTGATGGTGATGGCAATGGCTTTGGGCGCGGGCTGCCCATGGCGACCGACAACGCCTCCAAGTGGCCTTACGCCAAGCCCCTGTTGAGCGACAGGAACGTCAAGGTCGGCTGCGCGCAGATCGAGGGCGCGTCCGCCGCGTACCGAGATCTGCTGAGAATCCGTACGACGGAGAGCGCCTTCTCCCTCGACACGGCCGGACAGGTGCAGTCGAAGCTCTCCTTCCCGCTGTCCGGCAAGGACGAGACACCCGGCGTGATCACCATGGAACTCGGCGATCTCGTCATCGTGTTCAACGCGACCCCCAGGAGGACTGAGCAGCGGGTCGGCTCGCTCGCCGGGAACTCGTACGCGCTGCACCCCGTCCTGCGGGCGGGAGCGGACTCTGTCGTCAAGTCAGCCACGTACGAACGGGCATCGGGAACGTTCGCCGTTCCAGGGAGAACCGTCGCCGTATTCTCCCGTACGTCCTGA
- a CDS encoding 5-carboxymethyl-2-hydroxymuconate Delta-isomerase has translation MPQITVDYSGSLAEAFDRRAFALALHEEVVATAKAKPEACKTQFRRTEDATVGADSDGHAIVHVWIGMLTGRTVETKAQLTEAVLELVRAQVKPVEGLALHASVEVRELDDSYRKFDN, from the coding sequence ATGCCGCAGATCACCGTCGACTACTCGGGTTCGCTGGCCGAGGCCTTCGACCGGCGCGCGTTCGCGCTCGCGCTGCACGAGGAGGTCGTCGCCACGGCGAAGGCGAAGCCCGAGGCGTGCAAGACGCAGTTCCGCCGCACCGAGGACGCCACGGTCGGCGCGGACAGCGACGGCCATGCGATCGTGCACGTCTGGATCGGCATGCTCACCGGGCGCACGGTGGAGACGAAGGCCCAACTGACGGAAGCCGTACTGGAGTTGGTGCGCGCCCAGGTGAAGCCTGTCGAGGGACTCGCCCTGCACGCCTCGGTCGAGGTCCGCGAACTCGACGACTCCTACCGCAAGTTCGACAACTGA
- a CDS encoding fused response regulator/phosphatase: MDGNGKSTDTTVLVVDDTAASRYAMSALLRRAGYQVVPVASGHEALTELDVRLRKGILPDVALIDVNLPDMSGVELCRRLKDRPHMAGLPVVHFSASAVSPGARCDGLDAGGEAYLTVPAEPEEIDAVLRAAVRASRLRADDQALARRLTRLSETIFTIQAARSLQELADAAAEGTARLTGSPAAVFFLGPDDELYRATSRDRTSLAMPDESAHRVVAGLLRRLTRGHSGVQITTVPAPLWPTGFFRPGVEHDARLVLIPTEDGRASVCLATPTRGVRRVSPEKESLVARLAQATVLAAEPLLMYQVERHVALTLQHSFLPRPDRLPELPGIDVVVRYVPASRDAEIGGDFYAALRTDDGVLTAVGDVVGHSLDAATVMVEIRHALRAYCVEENDPAVLAERLDRMLQRYHPEVTATVCLVHVDPSTGRALIANAGHIPPLIIRDTNSADYAKAEGPLLGVGLTHPPPTELFLEPTDRLLMITDGLIETRGTDLADSLEHLRAAASGALPGLDALCDTLLVCFGHDREDDIAMLALRLADQGSG; the protein is encoded by the coding sequence ATGGACGGCAACGGCAAGTCGACCGACACCACCGTGCTCGTCGTGGACGACACCGCGGCCAGCAGGTACGCGATGAGTGCCCTGCTCCGCCGCGCCGGTTACCAGGTCGTCCCGGTCGCCAGTGGCCACGAGGCGCTCACCGAGCTCGACGTACGGCTGCGCAAGGGCATCCTGCCCGACGTGGCCCTCATCGACGTGAACCTGCCCGACATGAGCGGGGTCGAGCTGTGCCGCCGGCTCAAGGACCGGCCGCACATGGCCGGCCTGCCCGTCGTGCACTTCTCGGCCTCCGCCGTGTCCCCGGGTGCCCGCTGCGACGGGCTCGACGCCGGCGGGGAGGCCTATCTCACGGTGCCCGCCGAGCCCGAGGAGATCGACGCGGTACTGCGGGCCGCGGTGCGGGCGTCCCGGCTGCGGGCCGACGACCAGGCACTGGCACGGCGGCTGACCCGGCTGTCGGAGACGATCTTCACCATCCAGGCGGCGCGCTCCCTGCAGGAACTCGCCGACGCCGCCGCCGAGGGCACCGCGCGGCTCACCGGCTCGCCGGCCGCCGTGTTCTTCCTCGGCCCGGACGACGAGCTGTACCGCGCCACCTCCCGCGACCGCACCTCGCTCGCCATGCCGGACGAGAGCGCCCACCGCGTCGTGGCGGGCCTGCTCCGGCGCCTCACCCGCGGGCACAGCGGGGTGCAGATCACCACGGTGCCCGCACCGCTGTGGCCCACCGGGTTCTTCCGGCCGGGCGTGGAACACGACGCCCGCCTGGTGCTGATCCCCACCGAGGACGGCAGAGCCTCGGTGTGCCTGGCCACGCCCACCCGCGGGGTGCGCAGAGTGAGCCCCGAGAAGGAGTCCCTGGTGGCCCGGCTCGCCCAGGCCACCGTCCTCGCCGCCGAGCCGCTGCTCATGTACCAGGTCGAGCGCCATGTCGCCCTCACCCTCCAGCACAGCTTCCTGCCCCGCCCCGACCGGCTGCCCGAACTGCCCGGCATCGACGTCGTGGTCCGGTACGTGCCCGCGTCCCGGGACGCCGAGATCGGCGGCGACTTCTACGCCGCCCTGCGCACCGACGACGGCGTGCTCACCGCGGTCGGCGACGTCGTAGGGCACTCGCTGGACGCGGCCACCGTGATGGTCGAGATCCGGCACGCGCTGCGCGCCTACTGCGTCGAGGAGAACGACCCTGCCGTCCTCGCCGAGCGCCTCGACCGGATGCTCCAGCGCTACCACCCCGAGGTCACGGCCACCGTCTGCCTGGTCCACGTGGACCCGAGCACCGGGCGCGCCCTCATCGCCAACGCGGGCCACATCCCGCCGCTGATCATCCGGGACACCAACAGCGCCGACTACGCCAAGGCCGAGGGCCCGCTGCTCGGCGTGGGCCTCACCCATCCGCCGCCCACCGAACTGTTCCTCGAACCCACCGACCGGCTCCTCATGATCACCGACGGTCTGATCGAGACCAGGGGCACCGACCTCGCGGACTCCCTGGAACACCTCCGCGCGGCCGCCTCCGGTGCGCTGCCCGGCCTGGACGCCCTGTGCGACACGCTGCTGGTCTGCTTCGGGCACGACAGGGAGGACGACATCGCGATGCTGGCGCTGCGGCTGGCTGATCAGGGCTCCGGTTAG
- a CDS encoding PDR/VanB family oxidoreductase, with translation MPRPLTLALTAGAALLARRAMRRRIEASPLWPLGVLAEPVSGRPRSRALRLTVAAHEAVADGVVQLRLEGRELPGWAPGAHLDLVLPSGLVRQYSLCGDPADTSSYTVATRLVPDGRGGSREVHEELRAGMTVEVRGPRNRFPLTPAPAYVFVAGGIGITPILPMLRAVDAQPGLEWRLLYGGRSRASMPYLPEIEKLGAGTDRVTVVAEDEDGLPDLDALFAGVAAELPEGTAVHCCGPEALMAAVEARTPEGAVLRTERFTPRTATGGDRSFEVELRRSGRTLTVAADSTVLAAVRAELPDTAYSCQQGFCGTCQQRVLAGEVDHRDELLTDAERAYSMLICVSRARRGPLVLDL, from the coding sequence ATGCCCCGGCCGCTGACTCTCGCGCTCACCGCCGGGGCCGCGCTGCTCGCCCGGCGGGCCATGCGCCGCCGGATCGAGGCCTCGCCGCTGTGGCCGCTGGGCGTGCTGGCGGAGCCGGTCTCCGGCCGGCCGCGCTCACGGGCCCTGCGGCTGACGGTCGCCGCACACGAGGCGGTCGCCGACGGGGTCGTACAACTGCGCCTGGAGGGCCGGGAGTTGCCGGGCTGGGCGCCGGGCGCGCATCTCGATCTGGTGCTGCCGTCGGGGCTCGTGCGGCAGTACTCGCTGTGCGGGGACCCGGCGGACACCTCGTCCTACACCGTCGCCACGCGGCTGGTGCCGGACGGGCGCGGGGGCTCGCGCGAGGTGCACGAGGAGCTGCGCGCGGGCATGACCGTCGAGGTGCGCGGCCCGCGCAACCGCTTCCCGCTCACTCCGGCACCGGCGTACGTCTTCGTGGCCGGCGGTATCGGCATCACCCCGATCCTGCCGATGCTCCGCGCAGTGGACGCTCAACCCGGCCTGGAATGGCGGCTGTTGTACGGGGGCCGCAGTCGGGCCTCGATGCCCTACCTCCCGGAGATCGAGAAACTGGGCGCCGGCACCGATCGCGTCACCGTCGTCGCGGAGGACGAGGACGGGCTGCCCGACCTCGACGCGCTGTTCGCGGGTGTGGCGGCGGAACTGCCCGAGGGCACCGCCGTCCACTGCTGCGGCCCCGAGGCGCTGATGGCCGCGGTGGAGGCCCGGACTCCCGAGGGTGCCGTTCTGCGTACGGAGCGCTTCACCCCGCGTACGGCGACCGGGGGCGACCGGTCCTTCGAGGTCGAACTCCGGCGCAGCGGGCGGACGTTGACGGTAGCGGCCGACTCGACGGTGCTGGCCGCCGTACGGGCGGAGCTGCCGGACACCGCGTACTCGTGCCAGCAGGGGTTCTGCGGGACCTGCCAACAGCGCGTGCTCGCAGGGGAAGTCGACCATCGTGACGAGCTGCTGACCGATGCCGAGCGGGCGTACTCGATGCTGATCTGTGTGTCACGGGCACGACGCGGTCCACTTGTGCTGGATTTGTGA